A single region of the Oryzias latipes chromosome 19, ASM223467v1 genome encodes:
- the plekhm1 gene encoding pleckstrin homology domain-containing family M member 1 isoform X1: MLATQMPDSPPEVADVKQIKEKLTQSLKALQKKYVTSDGVVTSDDGDANLLCCALEAIFIHGIKSKFIRSEVGGWSRKGDRGPLPQPFFWNLLKSVTHSDVITELEKINFVSTDVGRCRAWLRLALNHGLVECYLASLFREDSMLRAYYQPSAFLLNSEEREVLLSYLQGLASLTFSLSYKSAVLNEWTTTPLALAGLCPMSKLDTFGLSLNGDYQTKTMRKESWDTVSQSSASSDCPALPAKGSGMLPAETTALNSSNLSLNTTGSSQLSSSLSSDSLLQGQVSRSLTGEQWSSGDLDPHIHISTKRSSQDLLSENKESRHCSQDSMGEDSFVSSSGVDPFSENATFSDSETQGLTEPFHHPLDQPPSYNLEPEPASLDLPSYEEQPVEHQICNGANSEAHLCPLVLSTLHEGEVFVEEEDVKSEGGSNELVQDTTQSDTLEECTTKTQEHQSSLRSSSMVSRKSSSESLPPSDSWISADDIFKPHLEKITDDDEAPPAAELRSSQSPPSVVHRRQIGLSNPFRGLLKLGHLDRKGAMGLWRDFYCELSPFEFRLYINGEERMCCENCSLLRCEDARITSPEGRFELAFPGKRLYLRAANHDEAEDWVDRIVEAVNKCRPAAHVDEQWEVLHPLSENGLDECTILSPSSASSSPERLLFPFDRNGLKAGVSPQEFNWTHTLELELDALKEAILYFSTEAEPRVWTPMVFSLSLETLKGFRVHEGKKLPRLSYPIEEIRDVVPDVSLGGPAFFKLLTIKHTIKFRAENPEEARTWRVLIRGALDAYLESEEDGPSVDSATLWNSRNAGNLHRLVQHQLKEDGALLAHLYTVQSEKGLDSQNFKCADCSQQIGPSLGRGRLCEFSGQYYCDSCHIGDTSIIPSRMLHNWDLIPREVSKRAMRVLTHIHHEPLLNLELLNPELVKHSESMAQVHNLRNRLRLLGDYLLTCRSGAYKHLQDRTEQRTYLFESSHLYSIMDLRQIAEGYYSSFLIMLVQHATKHVLNCDLCSQRGFICQICHSDDILFPFQFESTLRCKDCKAVFHTACKSAGRSCPRCQRMKKYLERDLQD; this comes from the exons ATGCTTGCCACACAGATGCCAGACTCACCACCAGAAGTTGCGGATGTCAAACAG ATTAAGGAGAAGTTGACTCAGTCACTCAAGGCCCTTCAGAAAAAATATGTGACATCAGACGGAGTGGTCACCAGCGATGATGGTGATGCCAACCTCCTCTGCTGTGCCTTGGAGGCCATCTTCATCCATGGGATCAAGAGCAAGTTCATTCGCTCCGAGGTTGGAGGCTGGAGTAGAAAGGGGGACAGAGGACCCCTCCCTCAGCCTTTTTTTTGGAACCTCCTTAAATCAGTTACCCACAG TGATGTGATCACAGAGCTGGAGAAGATCAACTTTGTGAGCACGGATGTGGGTCGCTGTCGAGCGTGGCTGCGTCTGGCTCTAAACCACGGCCTGGTGGAGTGCTACCTCGCATCCCTGTTTCGAGAAGACTCCATGCTGCGGGCTTACTATCAGCCCAGTGCCTTTCTCCTGAACTCAGAAGAACGAGAAGTCCTCCTCAGCTACCTCCAGGGTCTGGCCTCACTCACATTCAGCCTGTCGTACAAATCGGCTGTCCTCAATGAGTGGACCACCACTCCTCTAGCTCTTGCTGGACTCTGCCCCATGTCTAAGCTGGACACGTTTGGCCTGTCTCTGAACGGCGACTACCAGACCAAGACCATGCGTAAAGAATCTTGGGATACAGTGTCTCAGTCTTCTGCTTCTTCAGATTGTCCAGCACTGCCGGCAAAAGGATCAGGCATGTTACCAGCTGAAACCACTGCGCTTAACTCATCAAATTTAAGCCTCAACACCACTGGATCCTCGCAGCTCTCCTCCAGCCTGAGCTCCGACAGCCTCCTGCAGGGACAGGTTTCCCGCAGCCTGACAGGAGAACAGTGGTCTTCAGGTGACCTGGATCCACATATTCACATCAGCACAAAGAGGTCAAGCCAAGA TTTGCTGTCTGAAAACAAAGAGAGCAGACACTGCAGTCAGGACTCCATGGGCGAAGACTCGTTTGTCTCCAGCTCAGGAGTCGATCCTTTCTCAGAAAATGCCACCTTCAGCGATAGCGAGACCCAAGGTCTTACTGAGCCATTCCATCATCCTTTGGATCAACCCCCAAGTTATAACTTAGAGCCAGAACCAGCATCCCTGGATTTGCCTTCCTATGAAGAGCAACCTGTTGAGCACCAAATCTGCAATGGTGCTAATTCCGAAGCACACTTGTGCCCACTTGTGCTTTCCACACTCCATGAGGGTGAGGTGTTTGTAGAGGAAGAGGACGTGAAAAGTGAAGGAGGGAGCAACGAGCTTGTCCAGGACACAACGCAAAGCGATACCTTAGAGGAGTGCACCACCAAAACTCAAGAGCATCAAAGTTCTCTGCGCTCCAGTAGCATGGTCAGCAGGAAATCATCCTCAGAGTCACTCCCA CCCTCGGATTCTTGGATTTCTGCAGATGACATCTTTAAGCCTCATTTAGAGAAGATAACGGATGATGACGAGGCGCCCCCTGCTGCTGAGCTCAGGTCCTCTCAGTCCCCTCCCAGTGTTGTGCATCGGAGACAAATAG GGCTATCAAACCCCTTCCGCGGCTTGCTCAAACTTGGCCACCTGGATCGAAAAGGAGCTATGGGACTGTGGCGTGACTTCTACTGCGAGCTCTCACCCTTTGAGTTCCGTCTGTACATCAATGGGGAGGAGCGCATGTGCTGTGAGAACTGCTCCCTCCTGCGGTGCGAAGATGCTCGGATCACCTCCCCAGAGGGCCGCTTTGAGCTAGCTTTTCCGGGGAAAAGACTTTATCTCCGTGCTGCCAACCACGATGAAGCGGAGGACTGGGTGGACCGGATAGTAGAAGCTGTCAATAAATGTCGCCCCGCTGCACATGTTGATGAGCAGTGGGAGGTGCTGCATCCCCTTAGTGAGAACGGCTTGGATGAATGCACCATCTTATCTCCATCTTCTGCCTCCAGCAGCCCTGAGAGACTGTTGTTTCCCTTTGACAGAAACGGACTGAAGGCTGGAGTCTCTCCACAAGAATTCAATTGGACGCACACCCTTGAATTGGAACTGGATGCCCTAAAAGAAGCCATCTTGTACTTTTCCACAGAAGCAGAGCCCCGTGTGTGGACACCCATGGTCTTCTCCCTCTCTTTGGAGACCTTGAAAGGCTTCCGAGTGCATGAGGGAAAGAAGTTACCCCGGCTGTCCTACCCCATTGAAGAAATCAGGGACGTCGTTCCTGACGTCTCTCTGGGCGGACCAGCCTTTTTCAAACTCTTAACTATCAAGCACACAATCAAATTTAGGGCAGAGAACCCAGAAGAGGCTCGCACTTGGCGAGTTTTGATCCGTGGAGCGCTGGATGCGTACCTGGAGAGCGAGGAGGATGGACCGTCGGTTGATTCTGCCACACTGTGGAACTCTAGAAATGCTGGCAACCTGCATAGGCTGGTTCAACACCAGCTCAAAGAAGACGGCGCGTTACTGGCTCACTTGTATACGGTTCAGTCAGAGAAGGGGCTGGACAGTCAAAACTTCAAGTGTGCAG ACTGCTCTCAGCAGATCGGACCTTCGCTGGGCAGAGGCAGACTCTGCGAGTTCTCTGGTCAGTACTACTGCGACTCCTGCCACATTGGGGACACCAGCATCATACCATCGCGTATGCTGCACAACTGGGACCTCATTCCACGAGAG gtgTCAAAGAGAGCCATGCGTGTTCTGACCCACATACATCATGAGCCTCTGCTGAACCTGGAGCTGCTAAACCCTGAGCTGGTGAAGCATTCAGAGTCCATGGCACAGGTCCACAACCTGCGCAACAGGTTGCGTCTGCTGGGTGATTATCTGCTCACCTGCCGCAGTGGAGCATACAAACATCTCCAAGACAG aACGGAGCAGCGCACATACCTGTTCGAGTCAAGTCACCTGTACAGTATCATGGATCTACGACAG ATTGCAGAAGGCTACTATTCAAGCTTTCTGATCATGCTGGTGCAGCATGCCACTAAGCATGTGCTCAACTGTGACCTGTGCTCTCAGCGGGGCTTCATTTGCCAGATTTGTCACTCTGATGATATCCTCTTCCCCTTCCAGTTCGAAAGCACCTTGAG GTGTAAAGATTGTAAAGCTGTATTCCACACCGCCTGCAAATCTGCGGGCCGCTCCTGTCCTCGCTGTCAGCGAATGAAGAAATACCTGGAGAGGGATCTGCAGGACTGA
- the plekhm1 gene encoding pleckstrin homology domain-containing family M member 1 isoform X2, which yields MMVMPTSSAVPWRPSSSMGSRASSFAPSDVITELEKINFVSTDVGRCRAWLRLALNHGLVECYLASLFREDSMLRAYYQPSAFLLNSEEREVLLSYLQGLASLTFSLSYKSAVLNEWTTTPLALAGLCPMSKLDTFGLSLNGDYQTKTMRKESWDTVSQSSASSDCPALPAKGSGMLPAETTALNSSNLSLNTTGSSQLSSSLSSDSLLQGQVSRSLTGEQWSSGDLDPHIHISTKRSSQDLLSENKESRHCSQDSMGEDSFVSSSGVDPFSENATFSDSETQGLTEPFHHPLDQPPSYNLEPEPASLDLPSYEEQPVEHQICNGANSEAHLCPLVLSTLHEGEVFVEEEDVKSEGGSNELVQDTTQSDTLEECTTKTQEHQSSLRSSSMVSRKSSSESLPPSDSWISADDIFKPHLEKITDDDEAPPAAELRSSQSPPSVVHRRQIGLSNPFRGLLKLGHLDRKGAMGLWRDFYCELSPFEFRLYINGEERMCCENCSLLRCEDARITSPEGRFELAFPGKRLYLRAANHDEAEDWVDRIVEAVNKCRPAAHVDEQWEVLHPLSENGLDECTILSPSSASSSPERLLFPFDRNGLKAGVSPQEFNWTHTLELELDALKEAILYFSTEAEPRVWTPMVFSLSLETLKGFRVHEGKKLPRLSYPIEEIRDVVPDVSLGGPAFFKLLTIKHTIKFRAENPEEARTWRVLIRGALDAYLESEEDGPSVDSATLWNSRNAGNLHRLVQHQLKEDGALLAHLYTVQSEKGLDSQNFKCADCSQQIGPSLGRGRLCEFSGQYYCDSCHIGDTSIIPSRMLHNWDLIPREVSKRAMRVLTHIHHEPLLNLELLNPELVKHSESMAQVHNLRNRLRLLGDYLLTCRSGAYKHLQDRTEQRTYLFESSHLYSIMDLRQIAEGYYSSFLIMLVQHATKHVLNCDLCSQRGFICQICHSDDILFPFQFESTLRCKDCKAVFHTACKSAGRSCPRCQRMKKYLERDLQD from the exons ATGATGGTGATGCCAACCTCCTCTGCTGTGCCTTGGAGGCCATCTTCATCCATGGGATCAAGAGCAAGTTCATTCGCTCCGAG TGATGTGATCACAGAGCTGGAGAAGATCAACTTTGTGAGCACGGATGTGGGTCGCTGTCGAGCGTGGCTGCGTCTGGCTCTAAACCACGGCCTGGTGGAGTGCTACCTCGCATCCCTGTTTCGAGAAGACTCCATGCTGCGGGCTTACTATCAGCCCAGTGCCTTTCTCCTGAACTCAGAAGAACGAGAAGTCCTCCTCAGCTACCTCCAGGGTCTGGCCTCACTCACATTCAGCCTGTCGTACAAATCGGCTGTCCTCAATGAGTGGACCACCACTCCTCTAGCTCTTGCTGGACTCTGCCCCATGTCTAAGCTGGACACGTTTGGCCTGTCTCTGAACGGCGACTACCAGACCAAGACCATGCGTAAAGAATCTTGGGATACAGTGTCTCAGTCTTCTGCTTCTTCAGATTGTCCAGCACTGCCGGCAAAAGGATCAGGCATGTTACCAGCTGAAACCACTGCGCTTAACTCATCAAATTTAAGCCTCAACACCACTGGATCCTCGCAGCTCTCCTCCAGCCTGAGCTCCGACAGCCTCCTGCAGGGACAGGTTTCCCGCAGCCTGACAGGAGAACAGTGGTCTTCAGGTGACCTGGATCCACATATTCACATCAGCACAAAGAGGTCAAGCCAAGA TTTGCTGTCTGAAAACAAAGAGAGCAGACACTGCAGTCAGGACTCCATGGGCGAAGACTCGTTTGTCTCCAGCTCAGGAGTCGATCCTTTCTCAGAAAATGCCACCTTCAGCGATAGCGAGACCCAAGGTCTTACTGAGCCATTCCATCATCCTTTGGATCAACCCCCAAGTTATAACTTAGAGCCAGAACCAGCATCCCTGGATTTGCCTTCCTATGAAGAGCAACCTGTTGAGCACCAAATCTGCAATGGTGCTAATTCCGAAGCACACTTGTGCCCACTTGTGCTTTCCACACTCCATGAGGGTGAGGTGTTTGTAGAGGAAGAGGACGTGAAAAGTGAAGGAGGGAGCAACGAGCTTGTCCAGGACACAACGCAAAGCGATACCTTAGAGGAGTGCACCACCAAAACTCAAGAGCATCAAAGTTCTCTGCGCTCCAGTAGCATGGTCAGCAGGAAATCATCCTCAGAGTCACTCCCA CCCTCGGATTCTTGGATTTCTGCAGATGACATCTTTAAGCCTCATTTAGAGAAGATAACGGATGATGACGAGGCGCCCCCTGCTGCTGAGCTCAGGTCCTCTCAGTCCCCTCCCAGTGTTGTGCATCGGAGACAAATAG GGCTATCAAACCCCTTCCGCGGCTTGCTCAAACTTGGCCACCTGGATCGAAAAGGAGCTATGGGACTGTGGCGTGACTTCTACTGCGAGCTCTCACCCTTTGAGTTCCGTCTGTACATCAATGGGGAGGAGCGCATGTGCTGTGAGAACTGCTCCCTCCTGCGGTGCGAAGATGCTCGGATCACCTCCCCAGAGGGCCGCTTTGAGCTAGCTTTTCCGGGGAAAAGACTTTATCTCCGTGCTGCCAACCACGATGAAGCGGAGGACTGGGTGGACCGGATAGTAGAAGCTGTCAATAAATGTCGCCCCGCTGCACATGTTGATGAGCAGTGGGAGGTGCTGCATCCCCTTAGTGAGAACGGCTTGGATGAATGCACCATCTTATCTCCATCTTCTGCCTCCAGCAGCCCTGAGAGACTGTTGTTTCCCTTTGACAGAAACGGACTGAAGGCTGGAGTCTCTCCACAAGAATTCAATTGGACGCACACCCTTGAATTGGAACTGGATGCCCTAAAAGAAGCCATCTTGTACTTTTCCACAGAAGCAGAGCCCCGTGTGTGGACACCCATGGTCTTCTCCCTCTCTTTGGAGACCTTGAAAGGCTTCCGAGTGCATGAGGGAAAGAAGTTACCCCGGCTGTCCTACCCCATTGAAGAAATCAGGGACGTCGTTCCTGACGTCTCTCTGGGCGGACCAGCCTTTTTCAAACTCTTAACTATCAAGCACACAATCAAATTTAGGGCAGAGAACCCAGAAGAGGCTCGCACTTGGCGAGTTTTGATCCGTGGAGCGCTGGATGCGTACCTGGAGAGCGAGGAGGATGGACCGTCGGTTGATTCTGCCACACTGTGGAACTCTAGAAATGCTGGCAACCTGCATAGGCTGGTTCAACACCAGCTCAAAGAAGACGGCGCGTTACTGGCTCACTTGTATACGGTTCAGTCAGAGAAGGGGCTGGACAGTCAAAACTTCAAGTGTGCAG ACTGCTCTCAGCAGATCGGACCTTCGCTGGGCAGAGGCAGACTCTGCGAGTTCTCTGGTCAGTACTACTGCGACTCCTGCCACATTGGGGACACCAGCATCATACCATCGCGTATGCTGCACAACTGGGACCTCATTCCACGAGAG gtgTCAAAGAGAGCCATGCGTGTTCTGACCCACATACATCATGAGCCTCTGCTGAACCTGGAGCTGCTAAACCCTGAGCTGGTGAAGCATTCAGAGTCCATGGCACAGGTCCACAACCTGCGCAACAGGTTGCGTCTGCTGGGTGATTATCTGCTCACCTGCCGCAGTGGAGCATACAAACATCTCCAAGACAG aACGGAGCAGCGCACATACCTGTTCGAGTCAAGTCACCTGTACAGTATCATGGATCTACGACAG ATTGCAGAAGGCTACTATTCAAGCTTTCTGATCATGCTGGTGCAGCATGCCACTAAGCATGTGCTCAACTGTGACCTGTGCTCTCAGCGGGGCTTCATTTGCCAGATTTGTCACTCTGATGATATCCTCTTCCCCTTCCAGTTCGAAAGCACCTTGAG GTGTAAAGATTGTAAAGCTGTATTCCACACCGCCTGCAAATCTGCGGGCCGCTCCTGTCCTCGCTGTCAGCGAATGAAGAAATACCTGGAGAGGGATCTGCAGGACTGA